From a region of the Alosa sapidissima isolate fAloSap1 chromosome 9, fAloSap1.pri, whole genome shotgun sequence genome:
- the LOC121719342 gene encoding phospholipase A2 inhibitor and Ly6/PLAUR domain-containing protein-like: MNPSITFSLLCALLSEVAALTCYQCATDPCTKTETCSTGLCASQTVTTYSEAKNEVKNSKSCLSSSLCVSGSLNFGFRRTIISTECCHEDNCNSHAPVFNTNSSANGKTCFTCKGYDCTKHLACVGNEDRCITAKDEVDGQTIELAGCASSSLCVGDFSEQVGAVAVALTCCEGDLCNSGQSVGQSVLLLLGSLVSVLVFH; encoded by the exons ATGAATCCCAGCATCACTTTTAGTCTTTTGTGTGCGCTCCTCTCTGAAG TGGCTGCACTCACTTGCTATCAGTGCGCTACGGATCCTTGCACAAAAACTGAGACCTGTAGTACAGGATTATGTGCCAGCCAGACTGTGACTACATACTCAG AGGCTAAAAATGAGGTCAAAAATTCGAAGAGCTGTTTGTCATcctctttgtgtgtctctgggtCATTGAACTTTGGATTCAGGAGGACGATAATAAGCACCGAATGCTGCCATGAGGACAACTGCAATTCACACGCTCCTG TGTTCAATACAAATTCGTCTGCCAATGGGAAGACGTGTTTCACCTGTAAAGGATATGACTGCACAAAACACCTGGCATGTGTTGGAAATGAGGACCGTTGCATTACAGCAAAAG ATGAGGTGGATGGGCAGACAATCGAGTTGGCAGGATGTGCCTCCAGCAGTCTCTGCGTCGGAGACTTCTCGGAACAGGTCGGCGCTGTGGCTGTAGCGTTGACCTGCTGTGAGGGGGACCTGTGCAACAGCGGCCAGAGTGTGGGCCAGAGTGTGCTGCTCCTGCTGGGGTCTCTCGTGTCTGTCCTGGTCTTCCACTGA